A single genomic interval of Octopus bimaculoides isolate UCB-OBI-ISO-001 chromosome 10, ASM119413v2, whole genome shotgun sequence harbors:
- the LOC106868649 gene encoding protein fem-1 homolog C, whose amino-acid sequence MDHSLDNRRRIKLAKMIMYLMKENDTQRMKKFLSRYTKKQRQEIVSTKLNGSTILFNASNSGNFEQVCYLIQDCNANVEQKGKYGRIKCTPLWIAIRRNHFSIVIMLVDYGADVNTHANGGRSALSIGCKNLKIANFLLRRGADVNSIDELDRSCLMYSVYHLNMCCLLLSYGANISQTDISSRSSLHFAVKRGHLKIVELFVVNSADLHLEDVQGNTPLQLASLKCRIAITEYLIQTNDYSPEHVACAYELLGSQLLIVRHNYQRAIDFWSKALQLRQTNPNGILKKNMHPDHANTMCILGTEFETLSDLVKITQNLNDMWTQALLVQFRILGPMHSTTINSFILKAYDFINRQDISLGVDLLTCIFYFFQYYNNPFKEVIFNVIETFSSLFKIRNKKTHDVHVSHLLAFFRCIIHHITTRVAVFLQKIKIKCNKYNSTDVERYLVETLRFTDYIMDFDLTANQLLNLKKLLYSLIVQQLRGMGQTNMLHLSIRMTSSTRLLAILIECGENVDATDDRGNTAIHYVMEHHDFFQNSLLRCLINYGCHVDMVNSEGHCTLEYLQHLLPYPLQHMKLQCFAARVIRRNTIPYQHYVPSHLEEFIACHG is encoded by the exons ATGG atcacTCCCTAGATAACCGGCGAAGAATAAAACTGGCGAAAATGATTATGTACCTTATGAAAGAAAATGACACACAGCGAATGAAAAAGTTTCTTAGCAGATATaccaaaaaacaaagacaggagATCGTTTCAACAAAATTAAACGGTTCTACTATTTTGTTTAATGCTTCCAATTCAGGAAATTTCGAACAAGTGTGTTATTTAATTCAAGACTGTAATGCTAATGTGgaacagaaaggaaaatatgGCCGTATAAAATGTACTCCATTGTGGATTGCAATTCGGCGCAACCATTTCTCAATTGTAATAATGCTTGTAGACTATGGTGCTGATGTAAACACCCACGCCAATGGTGGTCGGAGCGCTCTTAGCATTGGTTGCAAAAATCTAAAGATTGCTAATTTTTTGTTACGTCGAGGTGCTGATGTTAATTCGATCGACGAACTAGATCGATCATGTTTAATGTATTCAGTGTACCATTTGAATATGTGTTGCTTACTTTTATCATATGGTGCTAATATAAGTCAGACAGACATCAGCAGCCGGAGTTCACTCCACTTTGCTGTCAAAAGGGGTCATTTAAAAATCGTTGAACTCTTTGTCGTCAACAGTGCTGATTTACATCTTGAAGACGTCCAAGGAAACACACCACTACAATTAGCTTCTTTAAAATGTCGTATAGCCATTACTGAATATCTTATACAGACAAACGATTACTCGCCAGAACATGTGGCCTGTGCTTACGAGCTTCTCGGTAGCCAACTTCTGATTGTAAGACACAACTACCAACGAGCTATCGATTTCTGGTCGAAAGCTCTGCAATTACGCCAGACTAATCCGAATGGCATTCTCAAAAAAAACATGCATCCGGATCATGCAAACACGATGTGCATTCTTGGAACTGAATTTGAAACTCTAAGTGATCTTGTAAAAATTACTCAGAATTTAAATGATATGTGGACACAAGCATTACTAGTCCAATTCAGAATCCTTGGACCTATGCATTCTACAACGATAAACTCGTTCATTTTAAAAGCGTACGACTTTATAAACCGACAAGATATCAGCTTGGGAGTGGATTTACTgacttgtatattttatttcttccaatattataataatccttttaaaGAGGTCATTTTCAACGTGATTGAAACTTTCAGTTCTTTGTTTAAAATTCGAAACAAAAAAACTCATGATGTACATGTTTCTCATCTCCTCGCATTTTTCCGCTGTATCATCCATCATATAACCACTCGCGTAGCAGTCTTTcttcaaaaaattaaaattaaatgcaataaatataacTCTACAGACGTTGAACGATATCTTGTCGAAACGTTACGATTCACAGATTACATTATGGATTTCGATTTAACAGCAAATCAATTGCTGAACTTGAAGAAGTTACTATACAGCCTTATTGTCCAACAGCTTCGAGGCATGGGCCAAACGAATATGTTGCATCTCTCAATCCGTATGACTTCTTCGACGCGTCTCCTGGCCATTCTCATTGAATGTGGCGAAAACGTCGACGCGACTGATGACAGAGGTAACACGGCCATACATTATGTGATGGAACATCACGATTTCTTTCAGAACAGCCTCCTCAGGTGCTTAATCAATTATGGATGCCATGTAGACATGGTGAACAGCGAAGGGCACTGCACACTAGAGTACTTGCAGCATTTATTACCTTATCCACTTCAGCACATGAAACTCCAGTGCTTTGCAGCAAGAGTGATTAGACGAAATACTATCCCGTACCAACATTATGTTCCCAGCCACCTGGAAGAGTTCATTGCTTGTCACGGTTGA